The Pseudopipra pipra isolate bDixPip1 chromosome 6, bDixPip1.hap1, whole genome shotgun sequence genome includes a region encoding these proteins:
- the LOC135415488 gene encoding synaptotagmin-9 isoform X1, with the protein MPGDREDEICQKALQLLAELCSVGAVENENCRDFIYYLRDRARPRLSDSDISISLLSLVVTACGLALFGVSLFVSWKLCWIPWRERGLPFGNKDNKQESLNYTDTETNDRDYSEDYLGQPTAYPESSMKISHTSPDIPLDTQAGTKENCVHNARMHRQITEPTSSARHNSIRRQLNLSNPDFNIQQVQKQEQLTGIGRIKPELYKQRSVDTDDGRRSNSKACGKLNFILKYDCDLEQLIVKIHKAINLPAKDFSGTSDPYVKIYLLPDRKTKHQTKVHRKTLNPVFDEVFLFTVPYNDLNTRKLHFSVYDFDRFSRHDLIGQVVVDNFLDLADFPRECNIWKDIEYVTNDNVDLGDLMFSLCYLPTAGRLTITIIKARNLKAMDITGASDPYVKVSLMCEGRRLKKRKTSTKRNTLNPVYNEAIVFDVPPENIDQINLSIAVMDYDRVGHNEVIGVCQVGNDAESLGRDHWNEMLSYPRKPIAHWHPLVEGPIQQECYAGLLRLDGCRRGFLTLLTYSAEIWHSC; encoded by the exons ATATCTCAATAAGCTTGCTCTCCTTAGTTGTCACAGCCTGTGGTCTTGCTCTGTTTGGTGTCTCTCTGTTCGTCTCCTGGAAGCTGTGTTGGATCCCTTGGCGAGAGCGTGGTCTGCCGTTTGGGAACAAAGACAACAAGCAGGAATCGCTGAActacacagacacagagaccAATGACCGTGACTACAGTGAGGATTATCTGGGTCAGCCTACAGCCTATCCAGAGTCCTCCATGAAGATCAGCCACACCTCCCCTGATATTCCGTTAGACACCCAGGCGGGAACGAAGGAGAACTGCGTCCACAATGCGCGAATGCATCGGCAGATCACTGAACCAACCTCTTCTGCTCG GCACAATTCGATCCGAAGACAGCTCAACCTCTCCAACCCGGACTTCAACATCCAGCAGGTTCAGAAACAGGAGCAGCTGACGGGGATCGGCCGCATTAAGCCAGAGCTGTACAAGCAAAGATCAGTGGACACGGACGATGGCCGGAGGAGTAACAGCAAGGCGTGTGGAAAACTGAACTTTATTCTCAAATATGATTGTGATTTAGAGCAGCTGATAGTGAAGATTCACAAGGCCATCAACCTGCCAGCAAAGGACTTCTCCGGAACTTCAGATCCGTACGTGAAGATATATCTGCTTCctgacaggaaaacaaaacaccagaCTAAAGTGCACAGAAAGACCCTAAATCCAGTATTTGATgaagtttttttatttactgttccATACAATGATCTGAACACAAGGAAACTCCATTTCTCTGTATATGACTTTGACAGATTCTCCAGGCATGACTTGATTGGCCAAGTGGTAGTGGATAATTTTTTAGATTTGGCAGATTTTCCCAGGGAATGTAATATTTGGAAGGATATTGAATATGTCACCAAT GATAACGTGGATCTTGGTGACCTTATGTTTTCCCTCTGCTACCTTCCAACAGCTGGTAGACTAACTATTACAATAATAAAGGcaagaaatttaaaagcaatGGATATCACAGGAGCATCAG ATCCCTACGTGAAGGTTTCTTTAATGTGTGAAGGAAGGCgactaaagaaaagaaaaacttccaCCAAGAGGAATACCCTTAATCCCGTTTACAATGAAGCCATAGTCTTTGACGTCCCTCCAGAAAACATTGACCAAATTAACTTGTCGATAGCTGTTATGGATTATGACCG TGTAGGTCACAATGAGGTCATTGGAGTATGTCAAGTAGGCAACGATGCAGAAAGTCTAGGTCGTGACCACTGGAACGAAATGCTCTCATATCCTCGGAAACCCATTGCTCACTGGCATCCTCTTGTAGAG GGCCCTATTCAGCAGGAATGTTATGCAGGTCTTCTGCGCTTGGATGGCTGCCGAAGAGGCTTCCTCACCCTTTTAACCTATTCAGCAGAAATTTGGCATTCCTGTTGA
- the LOC135415488 gene encoding synaptotagmin-9 isoform X2 translates to MPGDREDEICQKALQLLAELCSVGAVENENCRDFIYYLRDRARPRLSDSDISISLLSLVVTACGLALFGVSLFVSWKLCWIPWRERGLPFGNKDNKQESLNYTDTETNDRDYSEDYLGQPTAYPESSMKISHTSPDIPLDTQAGTKENCVHNARMHRQITEPTSSARHNSIRRQLNLSNPDFNIQQVQKQEQLTGIGRIKPELYKQRSVDTDDGRRSNSKACGKLNFILKYDCDLEQLIVKIHKAINLPAKDFSGTSDPYVKIYLLPDRKTKHQTKVHRKTLNPVFDEVFLFTVPYNDLNTRKLHFSVYDFDRFSRHDLIGQVVVDNFLDLADFPRECNIWKDIEYVTNDNVDLGDLMFSLCYLPTAGRLTITIIKARNLKAMDITGASDPYVKVSLMCEGRRLKKRKTSTKRNTLNPVYNEAIVFDVPPENIDQINLSIAVMDYDRVGHNEVIGVCQVGNDAESLGRDHWNEMLSYPRKPIAHWHPLVEESSGGGCPAHPGCAEKYIHSISFWFLNQD, encoded by the exons ATATCTCAATAAGCTTGCTCTCCTTAGTTGTCACAGCCTGTGGTCTTGCTCTGTTTGGTGTCTCTCTGTTCGTCTCCTGGAAGCTGTGTTGGATCCCTTGGCGAGAGCGTGGTCTGCCGTTTGGGAACAAAGACAACAAGCAGGAATCGCTGAActacacagacacagagaccAATGACCGTGACTACAGTGAGGATTATCTGGGTCAGCCTACAGCCTATCCAGAGTCCTCCATGAAGATCAGCCACACCTCCCCTGATATTCCGTTAGACACCCAGGCGGGAACGAAGGAGAACTGCGTCCACAATGCGCGAATGCATCGGCAGATCACTGAACCAACCTCTTCTGCTCG GCACAATTCGATCCGAAGACAGCTCAACCTCTCCAACCCGGACTTCAACATCCAGCAGGTTCAGAAACAGGAGCAGCTGACGGGGATCGGCCGCATTAAGCCAGAGCTGTACAAGCAAAGATCAGTGGACACGGACGATGGCCGGAGGAGTAACAGCAAGGCGTGTGGAAAACTGAACTTTATTCTCAAATATGATTGTGATTTAGAGCAGCTGATAGTGAAGATTCACAAGGCCATCAACCTGCCAGCAAAGGACTTCTCCGGAACTTCAGATCCGTACGTGAAGATATATCTGCTTCctgacaggaaaacaaaacaccagaCTAAAGTGCACAGAAAGACCCTAAATCCAGTATTTGATgaagtttttttatttactgttccATACAATGATCTGAACACAAGGAAACTCCATTTCTCTGTATATGACTTTGACAGATTCTCCAGGCATGACTTGATTGGCCAAGTGGTAGTGGATAATTTTTTAGATTTGGCAGATTTTCCCAGGGAATGTAATATTTGGAAGGATATTGAATATGTCACCAAT GATAACGTGGATCTTGGTGACCTTATGTTTTCCCTCTGCTACCTTCCAACAGCTGGTAGACTAACTATTACAATAATAAAGGcaagaaatttaaaagcaatGGATATCACAGGAGCATCAG ATCCCTACGTGAAGGTTTCTTTAATGTGTGAAGGAAGGCgactaaagaaaagaaaaacttccaCCAAGAGGAATACCCTTAATCCCGTTTACAATGAAGCCATAGTCTTTGACGTCCCTCCAGAAAACATTGACCAAATTAACTTGTCGATAGCTGTTATGGATTATGACCG TGTAGGTCACAATGAGGTCATTGGAGTATGTCAAGTAGGCAACGATGCAGAAAGTCTAGGTCGTGACCACTGGAACGAAATGCTCTCATATCCTCGGAAACCCATTGCTCACTGGCATCCTCTTGTAGAG gaaTCAAGTGGGGGAGGGTGTCCAGCGCATCCAGGCTGTGCAGAGAAATATATACACAGCATATCATTTTGGTTCCTGAATCAGGATTAG